A stretch of Cicer arietinum cultivar CDC Frontier isolate Library 1 chromosome 5, Cicar.CDCFrontier_v2.0, whole genome shotgun sequence DNA encodes these proteins:
- the LOC101505127 gene encoding thylakoid lumenal 19 kDa protein, chloroplastic, whose product MATIFSSPPPIFSSSTTTTTTTTTTAPKPPSKPHLSFKHQQPLTTTLTAAAAIATILTSSPSLAAESSTYNLYYGTAASAANYGGYGGNSNKKDSAEYIYDVPEGWKERLISKVEKGTNGTDSEFYNPKKRKEKEYLTFLSGFRQLAPKDAVLNNLALSDVDLQDLIGSAEKVSSEEVKDEKGQVYYVYEIDGVATHSLISVTCANNKLYAHFVNAPTPEWNRDKDLLTHVHKSFKTVG is encoded by the coding sequence ATGGCCACCATTTTCTCATCACCACCACCCATTTTCTCCTCCtcaaccaccaccaccaccaccacaacaACCACCGCACCAAAACCACCATCCAAACCTCATCTCTCTTTCAAACACCAACAACCTCTAACCACAACCTTAACTGCCGCAGCAGCCATAGCCACAATCCTCACATCATCACCTTCATTAGCAGCAGAATCCTCCACCTACAATCTCTACTACGGCACCGCCGCAAGCGCCGCAAACTACGGCGGCTATGGCGgaaactcaaacaaaaaagaCTCAGCTGAATATATCTACGACGTTCCAGAAGGATGGAAAGAACGTTTAATTTCAAAAGTTGAAAAGGGTACAAATGGAACAGATAGTGAATTCTATAACCCAaagaagagaaaagagaaagagtATTTAACTTTCCTTTCTGGGTTTCGTCAATTAGCACCAAAAGATGCTGTTTTGAACAACTTGGCACTTTCTGATGTGGATTTACAGGATTTGATCGGTAGTGCTGAGAAAGTGAGTTCTGAAGAAGTGAAAGATGAAAAGGGTCAAGTTTATTATGTTTATGAGATTGATGGTGTTGCTACTCATAGTTTGATTTCTGTTACTTGTGCTAATAATAAGCTTTATGCTCATTTTGTTAATGCTCCTACTCCTGAGTGGAATAGAGATAAGGATCTCCTTACTCATGTTCATAAGTCTTTTAAGACTGTTGGATAA